The genomic DNA ACGCCGTGATCCCGCCTTCGGCCCCTTGCGTCAGCGCCGTGTAGAACAACGGGTCCTCGCCGGTCAGTACGGCGAAATCGCGCGGCTTGTGGCGCAGCAGATCGAAGGATTGCGTCGCATCCGCCGAACAATCCTTGACGCCGACGATGTTTCTCCGTTCCGCCAGTTGCAGCATCGTCTCGTTGCCGAGGTTGACGCCCGTCCGGTAGGGAATGTTGTAGATCAGGATCGGCCGGTCCGTGGCATCAGCAAGGGCCGAGAAATGCGCAAACAGCCCCCGCTGCGACGGCCGCGTGTAATAGGGGCAGGCAATCAGATAGCCATCGACGCCCCAAGCGGCCATCCGCTCCAGCGCCTTCACCGACTTCCGCGTATCGCTGCCGGAAAGCCCGAAATAGACCGGAATGCGCCGGCCGGATCCAGCCAGGGCCTGATTGGTGATCGCAACCACCCGCTCGCACTCCGCCTCGTCGAGCGCCATGCCCTCGCCCGTGGTCGCGCCGAGAATGAAGCCATCGATCGGCTCGGCCGCATAGTGGACGACCAGCCGGCGGAGTGAGCGCTCGTCCAGTTCACCATGGCGAAAGGGCGTGATCAGCGGCAGCCAGAGGCCGCCAAGGCCCGGCGATTGCGTTGAAGCTGTGCTTTCCATGAAATTCCATCTCCTTGAAAAAACCGGAGACGGAGAGCGCAAGCGAAAACCCCGTCCGAACCGGCGGGGTCGATCTGATCCTTGTGCTTGCTATGCTCTGCGCGCAACGACCGACAGCCCCGGGTGCGGGGCTTTTTTCACAGTCGTCAGTTTGGCGAGGCGGCAGGTCATGAGCGCGAAGGTCGAACAGTCCGGCTGCATTGTCAAGGAGGACCCGCTCCTAGCGACGACGTGCCTGCGCTCCCCGATCGTCGCAGCAACGCCTCGATCTTGCAATTTTCAGTTGTTTACAGTTACTTGGCCGCATCAAATCCAATCTTGCAGCAGGCCTGGCGAAGGCTGCTGAAGATTGCATGACGCCGTGCGCGGCACGCGCTTCGACAGGCTGATACAGCGCTCGCCGGCAATCCAATCCGCTTAGCCCAAACTTGAGCTTCCGCTCAGTCCGGACATGCGCTTGCGCTCAGTCCGGACATTCCGCGCCGGTATCCACCCAGGCTGTGATCAGCGCGGCGAACTCCGGTTGCGAACCGGGCGGCGCACTGCGGCCCTCACCCGGATGCCAGGCCCAGCCGACCAGGTGATCCTCGCCCATGTGCTTGCTGAGATCGGCATGGGAGCGGTTGCCGTTACGCTCGGTGTCCTTCACCTGTTCGCAGATCTCGCGAACGGTGAGGCCCTGCCAGGCCATGCTTTCGGGCGCCAGCTGCCAATGGGCGTTGCCGGGGATGGATTTCAGCCGGCTGCCGACGATCGCCCGGTTCTCCGCGCCGTGGCAGGTGCTGCAGGCAAGGCCGGCCGGCCCCATCGAACTGTCGGCGGCGATCATCAGTGGCACATGCGGGTGCATGTCCTCGCCCTGCGTCGGGCTGCGCGTTGCCGGGTGACAGTTGATGCAGCGCGGATGGGTGAGCACCCGGCTTGCCTCGGCAAAGATCGCCTTCGAGCGCTGGCGCGCGTCGGTGATCGAGGCAAAGTCGGCCGCGCCTTTCAAGGCGCCGCCGCTGGCGGTTTCGGCAAAACCGTTGACCGGCTCGAAAGTGGCGATGAGACCTGCGGCCACGAGCGCGGATGCAAGCGAGAGAGCAAGAGCGGGCCTGTTCATGGTCACACCCTCCTCAGGTCGCCCTGGTCGATCGGCAGGGTTCTGAGCCGCTTGCCGGTCGCCATGAAGATCGCGTTCAGAAGCGCCGGCGCCACGCCGGGCGTGCCCACCTCGCCGATGCCGCCGGGCGCCTCGGCGCTCGGCACGATATGCACCTCGATCGGCGGCGTCTCGTGAATGCGCAGGACAGGCGCATCGTCGAAATTCCCTTCGACCACCGCGCCGTTTTCGACGGTGATGCGCCCGTAAAGTGCCGCACTCAGGCCGTAGACGACGCCGCTCTGGATCTGCGCTTCGACCGTG from Ensifer adhaerens includes the following:
- the dapA gene encoding 4-hydroxy-tetrahydrodipicolinate synthase → MESTASTQSPGLGGLWLPLITPFRHGELDERSLRRLVVHYAAEPIDGFILGATTGEGMALDEAECERVVAITNQALAGSGRRIPVYFGLSGSDTRKSVKALERMAAWGVDGYLIACPYYTRPSQRGLFAHFSALADATDRPILIYNIPYRTGVNLGNETMLQLAERRNIVGVKDCSADATQSFDLLRHKPRDFAVLTGEDPLFYTALTQGAEGGITASAHVQTAAFADVRNRLLAGDQAGALSAWQRLADLPRLLFAEPSPGPIKHWLWRAGLIDSPEMRLPMVPVSDDLALRIERAMAAQDGRR